The Salmo salar chromosome ssa06, Ssal_v3.1, whole genome shotgun sequence sequence GATTATTGGTTAATTAATCTATTGATTTAATAATCTATTATTAATGACTTTAATAGATTCCTATCTGAACACTTTTTGTACGGTTATCATGGTTCCAAAGCTGGCCATGACAGGAGGTGCCTCTCATaaatgtatttagtattttatAGGGTTCTATAGACCAATTgtcttattcttattcatacatgggaggcagggtagcctagtggttagagcgttggactagtaaccagaaggttgcaacttcgaatccccgacctgacaaagtaaacccactgttcctaggccatcattgaaaataagaatttgttcttaacggacttgcgtagttaaattaAAGTGAACGTTTATGTCATTTTGATCTGGTTAACCTCTCGACCATTCACACTAATACATCAACCAAACATTGAATAACATATATGTTCTGAAAAGTTATCTTGAACCTTTAGGAATGACGATTGTGTGTAATTGAAGAGGAATTTATCATTGCAGCTCTGCTCTTATTTGACTCAATGCATCATTGGACACACGTTTTTCTTCATTATATGGTTCGCTCATGCACAGCTAATGTAACATGTCAGTCTATTAattgcaaaaaaaatgtttttatttgctaaatatttgtatatatattgcACATTATCCATATCTGGTTAACAAGGTTTTTGCGATATTCACACCCATAGCCTATCATATTACCATATTAGACCTATTAGTATGTGCCACCGTATTGATATTCATGTATGAAACAAAAGGCGCAGATAAAAATATTAATTTGCTGATTTTATTTGCTTTAGTAGAAGGAACAACATGTGCCTCTAAACAAATGATCAGCGCCTGTTGGTCCTCTGAGCTTGTTGGTCCTCTGAGCTTGTTGGTCCTCTGAGCTTGTTGGTCCTCTGAGCTTGTTGGTCCTCTGATGGTCGTCCGTCTCTGAGTGGAGGGGCTCTAGTGGTACTGTTTGCCCAGGGAGCTCACCACCACAGCCAGGAACTTCTGGAAAGCACCCTGGACATCAGCGGTGAAGTCAGCACCCATTCTCGCAGCAACAACAATAGTAAGGCAGTCAGCCAGCAGCTGCAaaagaatggagcaaatggaCATGTAAGAAAACGCATTCTTCCACACTATTTTAATAGATAGGCAAGTACCTTGTGTGAAGTCGAACAATTAACTTTACCCGGAAGTTGTCGGGATCCACGTGTAGTTTCTCGGAGTGCAGCACGCTCAGCTCTGCGTAGGTGGCCTTGATGTCATCCATGTTCTTGACAGCCCGGTCCAGTCCGTGCAGGACAGTCTTTCCGTGAGCGGCGACCATTGGGTTTCCCTGGATGGCAGCGGCGTTGTACAGGTTTCCGAAGTTACCGAAATACCTCTGGGTCCAGGGGTACACGACCAGACACCTGTAGAAATAATAAACAGTCAAGAATGACAGAAACGTGATATCTGCATACACACATATCTTATGGAAATCAATGATGAAATACGAATTAATCTTGAAAATCATAATAACAAGCGCATACTAATATAATAACAATATAATAACATGAATAATTCCAATAATTTGTAGACCACAGTTTTAAACGCACTACCTGGAAAGAGCCGCGGGGCCTACGACATCGTAGTCCATCTTCTCGAAGACGCTCTGAATGGTGGCGCGCTCAAAGTCTGTCCACTGAACCATGTTGCGAGCTGTTGAACTATCTTTCACAGAGGCTAACGAATCGTATACACTTGGTCTTCGTTTGAGCAGCGTTTTTAAAAGGATCGGAACACTCCTCCCTAAAGACAGCGATGGGTGGGGTCATGGTAGTGGGCTGTATAAGCCAAGACTCACAGATTTTACTCAGATACTAACGTGAAGGTTGACTATTTACCATATATGTTTAAAAACAATTTGACAATAACATACTGCCCTAAAATCAATTATGAAATCATTCATTTAAGTATTAAGTTACATAGCAATTATTACATTAACATTATTAGAAATATTAACAAAAATAAGCCCAAAATAGTGGGGAAATATACAATTCTCAACACATGCAAATACATGTGTAATAGGCCTACTATCTGAAGTTATAGGTCTATTGCACATTAATTACACTTGGTGGGGATTCAATTACTTTGTCTGAGAAACATTTTTCAACTCTGTGTATGCCTATATTCAGATATTAGTAAGATATAACTACGATATTAATATATTACTAAGATATATTAGATAGTCTACCAAGATGTTTCTCAATTTTTATCCTTGTAATACATTTCTAATCAAATTAATTGATATTTTAGCTCTATGTTCATTCTGTGCTAGTAAGGTCGACCCACTTAATATTTATTTTTAGATTTGCACTATTCCAATCTATTTTGGAATAATGCATCTCTACGGTCAACTTTTCCATATTTCTGAATACAGGCTTCTATTTCTTACTTATGATACAGGCAATTTAGCTATTGACAATACAATTAGACTTTTCTATTTAATGGGTAAATACCATAAAGCCAGagtgagaaataaataaataaacgaaTATTGAATTATTTTGTATTGAAATAAAATATGGAAATGACTGAGTCCCTTGTGAAAACTACCAGCATTAAAAAAAACTCAACACATCTCTAATACTAAATAACTTTGTAgacttcaatggctgtgataatCATGtctttttcatgtttttttttatccatctctaccctgtgtgttttatGTTTGATATTGTGGGTTGCTCAGAAGGGGCTAACAATGTCTTTGTAAGTCTTGTATGGAGGATTGTACCAACTTGTGTTTTTGTCCAGTACAATAAGCAAATAAATGAAATAACTTGTGAGGGATTGTGCCTATTGAACATTAACAAAAGGGATGTTGTGTCTTGTTTATCTTGGAGGTGGGTCTGCTTTGGGTGGGGCTCGCGGCTAATATAAAAAGCCTTGGTTTGTAAGAGCTCATCACTGAACTTCTACTCCAGCATCGTCTTTAACGACAACCATGAGTCTCACCACTAAGGACAAGAAAATGGTCAAGGCCTTCTGGGCCAAGGTGTCCGGCAAGGCTGAGGACATCGGCTGCGATGCTCTGTCTAGGTAATGGCTGTCGTGCTGCTAATCTTATAGCTGTTTTTGAAGTAAAAATGTAGACTGTTTGGTGTTAGCGTTTCATCTTTCTTGACGTGTCTTTTTCTTCCGGTGCAGGATGCTGGTTGTGTACCCCCAGACCAAGACCTACTTCTCCCACTGGAAGGACCTGAGCCCCGGCTCTGCCCCAGTCAGGAAGCACGGTGGGACCATCATGGGAGGCATCAGTTTAGCCGTGGCAAGCATCGACGACATCAGCGCAGGTCTCCTCGCCCTCAGCGAGCTGCACGCCTTCCAGCTGCGTGTCGATCCCGCCAACTTCAAGGTCAGGACAGTCACAGCATTATTTATAATCATTTGTTTATCGTTGACACCAAATCAAAATGTATAGTTAAAATGCATTTCAAATATGTCGGGTACGCTCTACAGTAAAATGGACAACGTAGATTATTAAATAAAATAGCCTATTAAAACATGTAGCGTACTAATTTCCATTCCTTTCGTCCTGTAGATCCTGTCCCACAACATCTTGGTGGTGCTGGCTGTCTTGTTCCCCAATGAATTCAACCCCGAAGCTCATGTGGCCATGGACAAGTTCCTGGCCGCGGTGGGCCGggctctgtctgagaagtaccGATAAGATGTGGACAGAAGGCATCAGACCAGACGGATTGCAGCATTGATCAGCACTGTGCTCAGCTCTGTATTGTTCTAAAATATTATTAAATATTCAAACGCGCATAATTACGTTTTTTGGTCTTTACTTGGGTTTTTAATGAGTTGTGTTGTAGAGCACATGACCTGATATGATTGAATATGTTGCTGTTTGCAAGTCTGAAAGACATCGAAACGCAAAAAGGTATAGAAAATGGAGACTACATGCAAAACATTTCCACTAAAAGCGGTCCTCAGAGAACTGAGCAGTAAAAGTTTAAAAAGTAAAAAAACTAAATCAGAGAAGGGGAACAAAGTTGAAATAGTAGCCTATAGATTAATCAAATGGCTCGCTTAGAACTTGCTATTCATAAACAAGATTGAACAAACTATTTGACATaggaccacataaacaaaatggaAAAAACGATTTGATATAACtgaataatatatattatataagtaggctaattatatatatatatatatatatatatatatatatatatatatatatatatatatatatatatatatatatatatatatatatatatatatatatatatatatatatatatatatatagggtatTATAGGGTTATTTTGACTAACTGATTTATTGTtattaataaataaaaatgtatctcATGTTGATCtggttaaagctagaatccttaattgaaacaataacaaagcatggtatgtttttgtaaaaagctgagagatgggcctggagaaatgtgacCACTCTCAaaatcatagacagagctatggatgcaaggactgactatccatgatatcaacaattatagttttaaccatgttttgaggctatacagtgtctgtTTACATTTAATTTGTTTGCAAACAGAGTAAAAG is a genomic window containing:
- the LOC106607381 gene encoding hemoglobin subunit alpha-2, whose protein sequence is MSLTTKDKKMVKAFWAKVSGKAEDIGCDALSRMLVVYPQTKTYFSHWKDLSPGSAPVRKHGGTIMGGISLAVASIDDISAGLLALSELHAFQLRVDPANFKILSHNILVVLAVLFPNEFNPEAHVAMDKFLAAVGRALSEKYR
- the LOC106607378 gene encoding hemoglobin subunit beta, with product MVQWTDFERATIQSVFEKMDYDVVGPAALSRCLVVYPWTQRYFGNFGNLYNAAAIQGNPMVAAHGKTVLHGLDRAVKNMDDIKATYAELSVLHSEKLHVDPDNFRLLADCLTIVVAARMGADFTADVQGAFQKFLAVVVSSLGKQYH